One window of Bacillus sp. THAF10 genomic DNA carries:
- a CDS encoding class I SAM-dependent methyltransferase — protein MSITKLENTFSLFDSTAKMMQEELQCTYLEALAETAENLFHGNVVQEELSEVTKRRLEKEYSKANLASLQKEEIRKGFQLAILKGMKEGVQANHQMTPDAIAMFMGYLIGKFTSHLSQLSLLDPAIGTGNLLTAIMNQQASKKLEAYGVEVDDLLLKLAYTNANLQEQPISLFNQDGLSNLFVSPVDIVVSDLPVGYYPNDENAANFKLKRDEGHSYAHYLFIEQGLRYTKPGGYLFFLVPNFMFEEDEAKHVNDLIKEEAYIQGMLQLPQTMFQNKNNAKSILVLQKKGIGVEAPKEALLVNLPSFSNLQAMEKIMAQINEWFSGK, from the coding sequence ATGTCCATAACAAAATTGGAAAACACATTTAGTTTGTTTGATTCCACAGCAAAAATGATGCAAGAAGAATTACAATGTACATATTTGGAGGCATTAGCGGAAACGGCAGAAAACCTTTTTCATGGAAATGTGGTGCAAGAGGAACTTTCTGAAGTGACGAAAAGAAGACTAGAAAAGGAATACAGCAAAGCAAATCTCGCCTCCTTGCAAAAGGAAGAGATTCGTAAAGGGTTTCAGCTGGCAATCTTAAAAGGAATGAAAGAAGGGGTACAAGCGAACCATCAAATGACTCCTGACGCCATTGCTATGTTTATGGGGTACCTCATCGGAAAATTCACCTCACATCTCTCACAACTCTCCTTATTGGATCCTGCCATTGGCACAGGCAATCTCCTTACGGCTATCATGAACCAGCAAGCAAGTAAAAAGCTTGAAGCTTACGGAGTAGAAGTGGACGATTTATTATTAAAGCTTGCTTACACAAATGCTAATCTTCAGGAACAGCCAATCAGTTTATTCAACCAAGATGGTTTGAGCAATCTTTTTGTGTCCCCGGTGGATATTGTTGTAAGTGATTTGCCTGTGGGTTATTACCCAAATGATGAGAATGCTGCAAACTTCAAATTAAAACGAGATGAAGGACACTCGTATGCACATTACTTATTTATCGAACAAGGGCTTCGCTACACAAAGCCGGGCGGCTATTTATTCTTCCTTGTCCCTAACTTCATGTTTGAAGAGGATGAAGCAAAACACGTGAATGACTTAATAAAAGAAGAAGCCTACATTCAAGGCATGCTGCAGCTTCCACAAACGATGTTTCAAAATAAAAACAATGCCAAGAGTATCTTAGTACTCCAGAAAAAGGGCATTGGGGTAGAAGCACCAAAAGAGGCGTTGCTCGTCAACCTACCAAGCTTCTCCAACCTACAAGCAATGGAAAAAATCATGGCCCAAATCAACGAATGGTTTAGTGGCAAATAA
- a CDS encoding EcsC family protein: MQELAQWEETLATYEPSQFSETLDYWIEKAFDLLPQEKRDLFFAQIDTWLFHLHGFIQQSSFQSQAEERIVSMAKSYDETIQTIEDIKELKLSQKVFIAEQQISKQKLYSVIQGGMTGTAKLSTIAVDLPAFAALNIRTTQLVAMSFGYRSSSPIEMVKSLQLFYSATIPKKYQYERWLELKEDLEQEKDSYFDVLSEKDHPTVWLQQPLLHLMKLLFVAVVSGKRINNLPFLGMLTAAGTNYYWTKEVAAYSKHYYMMRHFIETQQEINTDTY; the protein is encoded by the coding sequence ATGCAAGAGCTTGCACAATGGGAAGAAACCCTAGCTACATATGAGCCATCTCAGTTTTCAGAAACGCTAGATTATTGGATAGAAAAGGCCTTTGATTTATTGCCTCAGGAAAAAAGAGACCTGTTTTTTGCTCAAATTGACACATGGTTGTTTCATTTGCACGGATTTATCCAACAATCCTCATTTCAATCCCAAGCCGAAGAAAGGATTGTTTCCATGGCCAAAAGCTATGATGAAACGATTCAAACGATTGAAGATATAAAAGAGTTAAAGCTTTCGCAAAAGGTGTTTATTGCAGAACAGCAAATCTCAAAACAAAAGCTTTATTCTGTGATACAGGGCGGAATGACGGGAACTGCTAAGCTATCCACCATTGCAGTGGACCTACCGGCTTTTGCAGCATTGAATATTCGAACCACCCAGCTTGTTGCCATGTCCTTTGGGTATCGTTCAAGCTCCCCGATTGAAATGGTAAAATCGTTGCAGCTTTTTTACAGTGCAACCATACCAAAAAAATATCAATATGAGCGCTGGCTTGAATTAAAGGAAGACCTGGAGCAGGAAAAGGATTCATACTTTGATGTGCTGTCTGAAAAAGACCATCCAACAGTCTGGTTGCAACAACCCCTCTTACATCTGATGAAGCTGCTATTTGTAGCCGTTGTTAGTGGGAAAAGAATAAATAACCTTCCGTTTCTTGGTATGCTAACTGCAGCTGGAACCAACTACTACTGGACAAAAGAAGTGGCAGCCTACTCGAAGCACTATTATATGATGAGGCATTTTATAGAAACACAACAGGAGATCAATACAGATACATATTAA
- a CDS encoding acetate kinase has protein sequence MSKVIAINAGSSSLKFQLFEMPSENVITKGLVERIGLNDSIFTISVNGEKVTEITDIPDHGVAVKILLSKLIDLGILQSFDEITGIGHRVVHGGEKFNDSVVITDEVLAQLEELSELAPLHNPANIVGIQAFKEILPNVPAVAVFDTAFHQSMPEKSFLYSLPYEYYEDYGIRKYGFHGTSHKYVSERAAELLGRPVEQLRLISCHLGNGASIAAIEGGKSIDTSMGFTPLAGVAMGTRSGNIDPALIPFIMEKTGKSADEVLDVLNKRSGILGVSGFSSDLRDIESAAQEGNERAELALEVFASRIHKYIGSYAARMFGVDAIIFTAGIGENSDVIRARVLQGLEFMGVYWDPALNKVRGKEAFINYPHSPVKVMVIPTNEEVMIARDVQKLT, from the coding sequence ATGTCAAAAGTCATAGCAATTAATGCTGGGAGCTCTTCCCTTAAATTTCAATTGTTTGAAATGCCAAGTGAGAATGTCATCACTAAGGGATTAGTAGAGAGAATTGGCTTAAATGATTCAATTTTTACTATTAGTGTCAACGGAGAAAAAGTCACTGAAATCACGGATATTCCTGACCATGGAGTAGCAGTGAAAATTCTATTAAGCAAACTTATTGACCTTGGAATTCTGCAAAGCTTTGATGAAATCACAGGTATCGGTCACAGAGTGGTTCATGGCGGAGAAAAATTTAATGATTCTGTAGTAATTACGGATGAAGTGCTTGCGCAACTTGAGGAGCTATCTGAACTTGCTCCCCTTCATAATCCAGCAAATATTGTAGGAATTCAAGCCTTCAAAGAAATCCTACCAAATGTGCCGGCTGTAGCGGTATTTGATACTGCATTTCATCAATCTATGCCTGAAAAATCCTTTCTTTACAGCCTTCCTTATGAATATTATGAGGATTACGGGATTCGTAAATATGGTTTCCACGGGACATCTCATAAATATGTTTCCGAACGTGCGGCTGAACTATTAGGCAGACCAGTAGAACAGCTTCGACTAATCTCGTGCCACCTTGGAAATGGTGCAAGTATTGCAGCTATTGAAGGCGGAAAGTCTATCGATACATCTATGGGCTTTACACCGCTTGCAGGAGTGGCGATGGGAACTCGTTCTGGTAATATTGATCCTGCTCTGATTCCATTTATTATGGAGAAAACAGGCAAATCTGCCGATGAAGTACTAGATGTGCTTAACAAACGAAGTGGAATTCTAGGTGTATCTGGTTTCTCTAGTGACCTTCGTGATATTGAGTCTGCTGCCCAAGAAGGCAATGAACGTGCAGAGCTTGCATTAGAAGTGTTTGCTAGCCGTATTCACAAATACATCGGTTCTTATGCGGCAAGAATGTTTGGAGTAGATGCCATCATCTTTACTGCTGGTATTGGTGAAAACAGTGATGTTATTCGTGCAAGAGTTTTACAAGGCTTAGAATTTATGGGTGTGTATTGGGATCCTGCTTTAAACAAGGTCAGAGGAAAAGAAGCGTTCATCAACTATCCTCATTCCCCAGTAAAAGTAATGGTCATTCCGACAAACGAAGAAGTAATGATTGCAAGAGATGTTCAAAAACTAACGTAA
- a CDS encoding cytosine permease, translated as MANAQPATLASKNRIERFGLEAIPLELRQTKWYEYSIIQIAFSVNAGNFLVPAFAVIQGGLSFGAAFVSTVLGAMLAFLFVSYLSLPGANQGIPAQFAIRSIIGVKGARFISSPIRTITSLYWFAVQTIGGTLVIQYILEKSFSIAPSFSVIAFFLAATMSLLALIGFQAVKNATKYFMPILLIGQLLMIYLLTNNGIKGQGEILFSEGSWNIPVMLFFGSLAFVQYVSGVSASADMTRYAVHANHGFWGLFLGNVTGFMLTAFFGAFSAVLTGSSNPFIVTSGLTDSAIFTSIILGAAILSMISINLSNAYTGGFSLLNSFPGLGRIKSCVIFGLIGITLSLTPYLVEEAKQFISFIGAFVIPLSAVIVIDFLLIKKKKIEIIEGLPSYNKPAFVCIAAGILLYLLVPETLSPGFVAFLFTGGIYFLYYKLQK; from the coding sequence ATGGCTAACGCGCAGCCAGCCACCCTTGCTTCTAAAAATCGTATAGAGCGCTTTGGATTAGAGGCAATTCCACTAGAGCTTAGACAAACAAAATGGTATGAGTATAGTATTATTCAAATTGCATTTTCCGTTAATGCTGGAAATTTCTTAGTTCCCGCTTTTGCCGTGATACAAGGTGGACTTAGCTTTGGTGCAGCTTTTGTCTCCACCGTCCTTGGTGCCATGCTTGCATTCCTCTTCGTCTCCTATTTATCTTTACCTGGAGCCAATCAAGGAATACCGGCTCAATTTGCTATCCGTTCTATTATTGGAGTGAAAGGAGCCAGATTTATCTCGTCTCCCATTCGCACCATTACGTCCTTATATTGGTTTGCTGTACAAACCATTGGAGGAACGTTGGTCATTCAGTACATACTAGAAAAGAGCTTCTCCATTGCTCCATCCTTTTCTGTTATTGCTTTTTTTCTCGCCGCAACTATGAGTCTCTTAGCACTTATAGGTTTTCAAGCTGTAAAAAATGCTACAAAATACTTTATGCCGATTTTATTAATTGGACAGCTTCTCATGATTTACCTTCTAACGAATAATGGAATAAAAGGCCAAGGAGAAATCCTTTTTTCTGAGGGGTCTTGGAACATTCCTGTTATGTTGTTTTTTGGTAGCTTAGCGTTTGTTCAATATGTGTCAGGGGTGTCCGCCTCTGCTGACATGACCAGATACGCCGTTCATGCGAACCATGGATTTTGGGGTCTATTTTTGGGTAATGTAACTGGCTTTATGTTAACCGCCTTTTTTGGTGCCTTTTCAGCAGTGCTTACAGGAAGCAGCAATCCATTTATCGTGACAAGTGGCTTGACAGATTCTGCTATTTTCACCTCTATCATTCTTGGAGCTGCTATTCTTTCCATGATATCGATAAATTTAAGCAACGCTTATACTGGAGGGTTCAGCTTATTAAACTCCTTCCCTGGGCTTGGCCGTATTAAGAGCTGTGTAATTTTTGGATTAATAGGAATCACTCTTTCTCTTACACCATATTTAGTGGAAGAAGCAAAGCAATTTATTTCTTTTATTGGTGCATTTGTTATTCCATTATCGGCTGTGATCGTGATAGATTTTCTTTTGATTAAGAAGAAAAAAATTGAGATTATAGAAGGATTACCTTCCTATAATAAGCCTGCGTTTGTTTGTATTGCTGCAGGAATATTGCTATACCTACTTGTACCAGAAACCCTTTCTCCGGGCTTTGTCGCTTTTCTTTTCACCGGAGGCATTTATTTCCTCTATTACAAATTGCAAAAATAG